The Hydrogenobacter thermophilus TK-6 genome window below encodes:
- a CDS encoding crossover junction endodeoxyribonuclease RuvC — protein MSRIMTIDPGYSALGYAVGEENKLIEYGTVYFKGKEETRLTEIYLKIKELIQRHNPDTVLIEDYRVYKDGYKGKHKTAIVVGIICAIAYEHKIKPTFVFHNSWKAKFQRVYFTIVNRLSEEWKKALGEGSEHSRDAVMMLLPEVVSLKALLKGG, from the coding sequence ATGAGTAGGATAATGACTATAGACCCGGGTTATTCCGCTCTGGGCTATGCTGTTGGGGAAGAAAATAAGCTGATAGAATACGGAACTGTATATTTTAAAGGGAAGGAAGAAACAAGGCTGACGGAGATATACTTAAAAATAAAAGAGCTTATACAGAGGCACAACCCTGATACTGTCCTGATTGAGGATTACAGAGTTTACAAAGATGGATACAAGGGCAAACACAAGACTGCAATTGTGGTAGGAATAATCTGTGCTATTGCATATGAACACAAAATTAAACCCACCTTTGTCTTTCATAACAGCTGGAAGGCTAAATTTCAGCGGGTCTATTTCACAATAGTAAATAGACTAAGCGAGGAATGGAAAAAGGCTTTGGGGGAAGGTAGTGAACACAGCAGAGACGCTGTAATGATGCTCCTACCTGAGGTGGTTAGTTTGAAAGCTTTGCTAAAAGGAGGGTAG
- a CDS encoding phosphoadenosine phosphosulfate reductase family protein, which yields MIAVLVSGGKDSTATLLVALERFPKERVIPIFTDTGWESSITYAYLNYLETKLSIEIVRLKSRKWQDLLTCIKEKKMFPHGNQRFCTYHLKLIPTAEFLAEHPEIEEVWLGIRASESFRREKKYGDLTPEDTYSYVETATGLPAELRQKIKHLRARLPIVDWTEEEVFRFLKEKGIERNPLYDMGHSRVGCYPCILGGLREWKACWKTEEGRANILKLIELEKELREMGYNGRIKDNYDGEKLLRLLKMEDVQGDLFKEETCEFCKV from the coding sequence ATGATAGCAGTTCTTGTTAGCGGTGGGAAGGATAGCACAGCAACGCTTCTTGTAGCTCTGGAGAGGTTCCCGAAGGAGAGAGTTATTCCCATCTTTACGGACACAGGCTGGGAAAGTTCTATTACATATGCGTATCTTAATTATCTTGAAACGAAGCTCAGTATTGAGATAGTCAGGCTCAAAAGTAGAAAATGGCAAGACCTTCTCACATGCATCAAAGAGAAAAAGATGTTCCCACATGGCAATCAGAGGTTTTGCACCTACCACCTCAAGCTTATACCGACTGCTGAATTCTTAGCTGAACATCCAGAGATAGAGGAAGTATGGCTTGGAATAAGAGCATCCGAGAGCTTCAGAAGAGAGAAGAAATACGGAGACCTTACACCTGAAGACACTTACTCTTATGTAGAAACTGCCACGGGTTTGCCCGCAGAGTTAAGGCAGAAGATAAAGCACCTTAGAGCCCGCCTCCCAATCGTGGACTGGACAGAGGAAGAGGTTTTCAGGTTCCTGAAAGAAAAGGGAATAGAGAGAAACCCGCTCTACGATATGGGACACTCCCGTGTGGGCTGTTATCCCTGTATTCTCGGAGGACTTCGGGAGTGGAAAGCGTGCTGGAAGACGGAAGAGGGAAGAGCAAATATCCTCAAGCTCATAGAGTTAGAGAAGGAACTGAGAGAAATGGGCTACAATGGACGGATAAAAGATAACTACGATGGGGAGAAGCTCTTGAGGCTCTTGAAGATGGAAGATGTCCAGGGAGACCTGTTTAAGGAGGAAACTTGTGAGTTTTGCAAGGTTTGA
- a CDS encoding metallophosphoesterase, whose protein sequence is MEELVAKALELAREGLPSRRKLMEKLKVSEALAREIRAIVKYLMMKNGSEPISFDLNPVDIIDIPEPLDKNDRGPYRLKGYRRIGVISDVHFPYHDKTALKTALKKLYELEIDTLVMNGDIVDFYSVSFWERRPDRRNLQKERELALMAFDRIRKIFPDAEIIYKEGNHEERLARFLSRKAPELYDIEELQTDTFLRLKDFGIVYVKEKRRIEAGELDIIHGHEYRSFASVNIAISYLRKSFRNILIGHFHRRQEDTKKDIRDELSGAWVVGCLCDLKPDYSPNNEWTHGFAFVELFENKHFQVRNFLIQGEEVF, encoded by the coding sequence ATGGAGGAGCTTGTAGCAAAAGCTTTAGAGTTAGCGAGGGAGGGGCTACCTTCCCGCAGAAAGCTTATGGAAAAGCTAAAAGTTTCCGAGGCTCTGGCGAGAGAAATAAGGGCAATAGTGAAGTATCTCATGATGAAAAACGGGAGTGAGCCGATAAGCTTTGACCTAAACCCTGTGGACATTATAGACATCCCAGAACCTCTGGACAAAAACGATAGGGGACCATACAGGTTAAAGGGATACAGAAGAATAGGCGTTATCTCGGATGTGCATTTCCCTTATCACGATAAGACTGCGCTCAAGACCGCATTAAAAAAGCTTTATGAACTGGAAATAGACACGCTGGTGATGAATGGGGACATTGTGGACTTTTATTCTGTTTCCTTCTGGGAAAGGAGACCTGACAGGCGGAACCTTCAAAAGGAAAGAGAACTTGCCCTGATGGCTTTTGATCGGATAAGGAAGATCTTTCCTGATGCTGAAATAATCTATAAGGAAGGGAATCATGAAGAGAGGCTTGCGAGGTTTTTATCACGAAAAGCCCCCGAACTCTATGACATAGAAGAACTTCAAACAGATACTTTTTTGAGACTCAAAGATTTTGGCATCGTTTACGTCAAGGAGAAAAGAAGAATTGAAGCGGGGGAGCTGGACATTATACACGGGCATGAATACAGAAGCTTTGCAAGTGTAAACATAGCTATCTCTTACCTGAGAAAGTCATTCAGAAACATCCTGATTGGACACTTCCACAGGAGACAGGAGGACACAAAGAAAGACATAAGGGACGAGCTTTCGGGAGCTTGGGTCGTGGGTTGCCTTTGCGATCTCAAGCCCGACTACTCCCCTAACAACGAATGGACGCACGGGTTTGCTTTTGTGGAGCTTTTTGAAAACAAGCATTTTCAGGTCAGAAACTTTTTAATACAGGGGGAGGAGGTGTTTTAA
- the terL gene encoding phage terminase large subunit translates to MQNETIEVLDLLLSKPLPDLAELLFPHYCTHKPADIHYELAELLTESKQNLVIAFPREFAKSTYVWIFFPAWNILHCKYRYIVYIASSKERAEEQLRNLRAEITAHPLLSSLIEIKKDNADELEYLDLASMNRCLIRAYGAGQNLRGIRYHEKRPDIVILDDIEDSESVQSETQRKKLKEWFHADVRPLSSTGRIFVIGTVLHEDSLLNNLLTNPPFSFRGLRYGIIDEEGKPTWEDRFTLEWIERKREDYRAQGLLHVFYREYMNIALAPEEQIFKKEYFQYYDPVRLDTLNFNIFTTVDLAISKSDTADFTAIATVAVSPENHWFVLDIDYGRYDPSEQIEAIFRAVKKYKPLIVGIEKVAYQSALAHFLQKEMLARGLFFRVQELKAEKKKELRIQALQPRFTIKAVWFPAGAHFLTELESELLMFPRGKHDDLIDALAYMEQIAYPPIHHSEGELPSWSL, encoded by the coding sequence ATGCAAAATGAAACTATTGAAGTTCTTGATTTATTGCTGTCTAAACCGCTTCCAGACCTTGCAGAGCTACTCTTTCCTCACTACTGCACGCATAAGCCTGCAGACATTCATTACGAACTTGCTGAGCTACTTACAGAGAGCAAGCAAAATCTTGTCATAGCTTTTCCGAGAGAGTTCGCTAAATCTACATACGTGTGGATATTCTTCCCAGCATGGAACATCCTGCACTGTAAATATAGATACATTGTTTACATAGCAAGCTCAAAAGAGCGTGCAGAAGAACAGCTCAGAAACCTGCGTGCCGAAATAACGGCACACCCACTTCTTTCAAGTCTCATCGAGATAAAAAAAGACAACGCTGATGAGCTTGAATACCTTGACCTTGCAAGCATGAATCGGTGTCTCATCAGGGCTTACGGCGCAGGGCAAAATCTCAGGGGCATCAGATACCATGAGAAAAGGCCCGATATCGTCATACTTGATGACATAGAAGACAGTGAGAGCGTTCAGTCTGAAACTCAGAGAAAAAAGCTCAAAGAGTGGTTTCATGCGGATGTGAGACCTCTGTCTTCAACTGGTAGGATTTTTGTTATAGGTACAGTTCTACATGAGGACAGCCTTCTGAACAACCTTCTCACTAACCCCCCCTTTAGCTTCAGGGGGCTAAGATACGGCATCATTGATGAAGAAGGAAAGCCGACCTGGGAGGACAGATTTACACTTGAGTGGATAGAGCGCAAACGGGAAGACTATAGAGCGCAAGGGCTTTTGCATGTGTTTTATAGAGAGTATATGAACATAGCCCTTGCGCCTGAAGAACAGATATTTAAAAAAGAATACTTTCAATACTACGATCCTGTGCGCCTTGACACTTTAAACTTTAACATCTTCACAACCGTAGACCTTGCCATTTCTAAGTCCGACACTGCAGACTTTACTGCCATAGCGACTGTAGCGGTCAGCCCAGAAAACCACTGGTTTGTGCTTGATATAGATTACGGGCGCTACGACCCGAGCGAGCAAATAGAAGCGATATTTAGAGCTGTAAAGAAATACAAACCCTTGATAGTGGGTATTGAAAAAGTGGCGTATCAATCAGCCCTTGCCCACTTCTTGCAAAAGGAAATGCTCGCACGGGGACTTTTCTTTAGAGTGCAGGAGCTGAAAGCTGAGAAAAAGAAAGAGCTTCGTATACAAGCTCTGCAACCGAGATTTACCATAAAAGCGGTCTGGTTCCCTGCAGGCGCACATTTCCTTACGGAGCTTGAGAGCGAGCTCTTGATGTTCCCGAGGGGCAAGCACGATGACCTTATAGACGCCCTTGCCTACATGGAGCAGATAGCCTATCCACCGATACATCATTCGGAAGGGGAGCTGCCTTCATGGAGCTTATAG
- a CDS encoding portal protein: protein MKIKDEEKILSYVLADIQNAENFYQQVIEPKLIERYQLYNADPEYYAQKFPKLFQRSKITLTDIADTIEWAMPSLMRIFFGGEDVVSIVGRQAEDVKKADILQELINFQIQNQNQGFLIFYKWFKDALIGGLGVVKCYWEREYETQKKEIVLGWDELQLAQHDPTAVVESAQDLGNGIYRVALKISRLSKNQPCLENVPATEFIFHPSTLSVKDSPFVAHRKVVTVDYLKRKEKEGIYKNVDKVIESASSDDLRYTQMADYYLKPYKKYAVSESDQDLARRKVLLYECYTKYDINNDGLLEDVIITVGNNTILRIQENIYGRPPFFVLAPILEPYQLWGKSFADVLKDIQDLKTALVNQIIVNVGMNNDYKIAINDTLVNVQDIVNDKPVIRMKAGADIRQAIMPLPTQPLAPWSFNFLEYIEGTKENRTGITRYNQGLDGRSLNKTASGISMIMQAANQRLELIARIFAETGIKDLFSFLVYLNQQFIDQKTVIRLTNKSLPIAPDDLSGEFDVVISAGIGVGTKQTNMANLQLLLQLYPKLLQLGIATPKNVYNLVKKLIEEMGYKNVDDFLQDPEQAQMKMMMGGLNGGITGEIGIPQGGIPQGVNSSAGEGLPQ, encoded by the coding sequence ATGAAAATAAAAGACGAAGAAAAGATTTTGTCGTATGTTCTTGCTGACATACAGAACGCTGAGAACTTTTATCAACAGGTAATAGAACCGAAGCTTATTGAAAGATATCAGCTCTACAACGCAGACCCTGAGTACTACGCTCAGAAGTTCCCCAAACTCTTCCAGCGTTCAAAAATAACACTGACAGACATAGCTGATACCATTGAGTGGGCTATGCCGTCATTGATGCGGATATTCTTCGGTGGGGAGGATGTGGTAAGTATCGTGGGGAGGCAGGCTGAAGATGTCAAGAAGGCGGACATTCTTCAAGAGCTCATCAACTTCCAGATCCAGAACCAGAATCAGGGATTTCTGATATTTTATAAGTGGTTTAAGGATGCGCTGATAGGCGGGCTTGGGGTAGTAAAGTGCTACTGGGAGAGGGAATACGAAACACAAAAGAAAGAGATAGTACTGGGGTGGGATGAGCTACAACTTGCTCAGCATGATCCTACCGCAGTTGTAGAGAGCGCTCAAGACCTGGGAAACGGCATTTACAGAGTTGCGCTGAAGATCAGCAGGCTTTCAAAAAATCAACCTTGCCTTGAGAATGTCCCAGCTACAGAGTTTATATTTCACCCATCAACGCTGTCAGTTAAAGACTCACCATTTGTAGCGCACAGAAAAGTTGTGACCGTTGACTATCTAAAAAGAAAAGAGAAAGAGGGCATTTACAAGAATGTGGATAAGGTGATAGAAAGTGCAAGCTCGGACGATTTGCGCTATACACAGATGGCAGATTATTATCTCAAGCCTTACAAAAAGTATGCGGTTTCTGAGAGTGATCAGGATCTGGCAAGAAGAAAGGTCTTGCTCTATGAGTGCTACACGAAGTATGACATCAATAACGATGGTTTGCTGGAAGATGTCATAATAACAGTTGGCAACAATACAATACTAAGAATACAGGAAAACATCTACGGCAGACCTCCGTTCTTTGTTTTAGCACCGATCCTTGAACCTTATCAGCTGTGGGGCAAATCCTTTGCGGATGTTCTAAAAGATATTCAAGACCTCAAAACAGCACTTGTCAATCAGATTATTGTAAATGTCGGCATGAACAATGACTACAAGATTGCAATAAATGACACACTTGTGAATGTGCAAGATATTGTAAATGACAAACCTGTTATCAGGATGAAGGCTGGGGCGGACATAAGGCAGGCTATCATGCCTCTGCCAACGCAACCATTAGCACCTTGGAGTTTTAACTTCCTTGAATACATAGAAGGCACGAAAGAAAACAGAACTGGGATAACACGCTACAATCAGGGGCTTGATGGGCGGTCTTTAAACAAAACCGCATCGGGAATCTCTATGATAATGCAAGCTGCGAACCAGCGCCTGGAACTTATAGCCCGCATATTTGCAGAAACTGGGATTAAAGACCTTTTCTCTTTCCTTGTTTATCTGAACCAGCAATTTATAGACCAGAAGACAGTCATAAGGCTTACAAACAAGTCTCTGCCGATAGCTCCCGATGACCTGAGCGGAGAGTTTGACGTTGTCATTTCCGCTGGCATTGGAGTTGGGACAAAACAGACAAACATGGCAAACTTGCAATTACTGCTACAGCTGTATCCTAAACTGCTACAGCTCGGCATAGCAACACCTAAGAATGTTTACAACCTTGTTAAAAAACTCATTGAAGAGATGGGCTACAAGAATGTGGATGACTTTTTGCAAGACCCTGAGCAGGCACAGATGAAAATGATGATGGGGGGATTAAATGGAGGAATTACAGGAGAGATTGGTATTCCTCAGGGAGGAATACCTCAAGGGGTTAACAGCTCAGCAGGTGAAGGATTGCCTCAGTGA
- a CDS encoding DUF5309 domain-containing protein produces the protein MALTTYTAVGNREDLSDIITNISPTETPLYSMFGKATAKATYHEWIEDSLAAPGTNAMVEGANYPIADPQTRVRKGNYTQIFAKGYGISETQEAVLKAGIKSEIAYQMQKAMKEIARDVEYAIINNTAAVAGNATTARQMGGIQAFVITNVLANGGSPRALTETLLNDGIQQAWQAGGNPDVVVVSGKNKRTVSSFTAGVTKTVAAEDKKLVSTVDVYESDFGLVRIVADRWMPDSKVFILEKGRFKIAYLRPFKQQEIAKVGDRIERVVVGELTLEVRAEKANAIIADIA, from the coding sequence ATGGCGCTTACAACTTACACTGCTGTAGGAAACAGAGAAGACCTCAGCGACATAATAACAAACATATCACCCACAGAAACACCACTTTACTCTATGTTTGGCAAGGCGACAGCGAAGGCTACCTATCATGAATGGATTGAGGACAGTCTCGCTGCCCCCGGAACCAACGCAATGGTGGAAGGCGCAAACTATCCCATCGCAGACCCGCAGACAAGGGTGAGAAAGGGCAACTACACCCAGATTTTCGCCAAGGGCTACGGCATTTCTGAAACTCAGGAGGCTGTTCTCAAGGCTGGCATAAAGTCCGAGATAGCTTACCAGATGCAGAAGGCTATGAAAGAGATAGCCAGAGACGTTGAGTATGCAATAATCAACAACACTGCCGCTGTTGCCGGAAACGCCACCACCGCAAGGCAGATGGGTGGCATTCAGGCATTTGTGATCACCAATGTCCTTGCTAACGGTGGTAGTCCAAGAGCCCTGACCGAGACGCTCCTGAACGACGGAATTCAGCAGGCCTGGCAGGCAGGCGGAAATCCTGATGTTGTGGTGGTATCTGGCAAGAATAAGAGAACTGTGTCCTCCTTCACTGCGGGAGTGACGAAAACCGTCGCTGCGGAAGATAAGAAGCTTGTTAGCACTGTGGATGTCTATGAGTCTGACTTTGGTCTTGTACGCATTGTAGCTGACAGGTGGATGCCTGACAGCAAGGTTTTTATCCTTGAAAAGGGGCGCTTTAAAATTGCGTACCTCAGACCCTTCAAACAACAGGAGATAGCAAAGGTGGGCGATAGGATAGAGAGAGTTGTGGTGGGTGAGCTGACCTTAGAAGTCAGAGCCGAGAAGGCTAACGCCATAATTGCGGATATAGCCTGA
- a CDS encoding DUF6682 family protein has protein sequence MTVAEAVLRLRTLLNDPQAIEFTDAELINYINQAQDYIVLSAVNLGFQGFLKNVNLTLTNDQALLPSDFIREYSVSANNYILNSVPPDAEVTDKTYKIIGNTLYSKNASVSLYYFYSLPNYSNLSDTIQIPQIFNNLLFEICVYLAKNRIEVPNAFDVQLSSLYEQKIAQLVSAYGMSFIERPMPF, from the coding sequence ATGACTGTAGCGGAGGCTGTATTAAGGCTCAGGACTTTGCTCAACGACCCCCAGGCAATTGAGTTCACAGACGCGGAGCTGATAAACTACATCAATCAAGCACAGGATTACATAGTCTTAAGCGCAGTTAACTTAGGTTTTCAGGGCTTTTTAAAAAATGTAAACCTGACCCTCACCAATGATCAGGCTCTGCTTCCCAGCGACTTTATCAGGGAGTATTCAGTTTCCGCTAATAACTACATTCTTAACTCTGTACCGCCTGACGCTGAGGTAACAGATAAAACTTACAAGATAATAGGAAACACGCTTTATTCTAAAAATGCGAGTGTGAGCCTCTACTACTTTTACTCTCTTCCTAATTACAGCAATCTCAGCGACACTATACAGATACCGCAGATATTTAACAACTTACTCTTTGAGATTTGCGTTTACCTTGCCAAGAATCGCATAGAGGTCCCTAACGCTTTTGATGTTCAGCTCTCCTCTCTGTACGAGCAAAAAATTGCTCAACTCGTTTCTGCCTACGGTATGTCTTTTATAGAAAGACCCATGCCTTTTTGA
- a CDS encoding glycoside hydrolase family 108 protein encodes MKTTAFDYALLFTLKWEGGYVNDPNDPGGETNYGITRRTLELARQKGLVFKESVKDIDREDAAVIYRRFYWEPLKCDDMPLWVAVLVFDTGVNQGIRYAGLHLQSALNNLKHHGGAYFSLAEDGMIGDKTLSALRELSIHPLEVKQLFIRLYCVNRDIRYTELVGNNPKLKKFLKGWFFRTSSLQDYANSLMEV; translated from the coding sequence ATGAAGACGACGGCTTTTGATTACGCTCTTTTGTTTACGCTCAAATGGGAGGGGGGATATGTAAACGATCCTAACGACCCGGGAGGAGAAACTAACTACGGCATAACAAGGAGAACGCTGGAGCTGGCAAGACAGAAGGGGCTCGTTTTTAAGGAGAGCGTTAAAGACATAGACAGGGAAGATGCAGCCGTGATTTACAGAAGGTTCTACTGGGAACCTCTTAAATGCGATGATATGCCTCTGTGGGTTGCTGTTCTGGTGTTTGATACAGGTGTAAATCAGGGTATCAGATACGCAGGTTTGCATCTGCAGTCTGCTTTAAATAACTTAAAGCATCACGGAGGCGCTTATTTTTCCTTAGCGGAAGATGGAATGATCGGTGATAAAACGCTGTCAGCGCTCAGGGAACTGAGCATACATCCGCTGGAGGTTAAACAGCTTTTTATAAGGCTCTACTGCGTTAACAGAGATATAAGATACACAGAGCTTGTGGGGAACAACCCGAAGCTCAAAAAGTTTTTAAAGGGTTGGTTTTTTAGGACTTCGTCGTTGCAAGATTATGCAAATTCTCTGATGGAGGTGTAG
- the gcvPB gene encoding aminomethyl-transferring glycine dehydrogenase subunit GcvPB, with translation MKLIFELSKRGRKSFALPSLDVPEVSLEEYLGEHFRKELDFPEVSELDAVRHYTNLSKLNYSVDTNFYPLGSCSMKYNPRIAEEISRWEEFTDMHPMTPEDYAQGSLEVIYRLKELLKELGGFSEVSLEPAAGAQGELLGLLLMRTYHTDRGKEYKRKILIPDSAHGTNPASAAVCGFEVITVKSDTNGELDWRDFSDKLKDDVAGLMITNPNTLGIFERRIKDMAQALHEKDALLYMDGANFNALVGIAKPGLWGVDIMHFNLHKTFGTPHGGGGPGGGAVGVSEKLVPYLPVPQVEFDGEKYFLSWDRPKSVGKMLSFYGHFSVMLKALAYILSYGNEISRVAKYAVLNARYLRHLLKGCLLDPYEHVPCMHEFVLSALNLVQYDIKAIDIAKALLDRGFYAPTVYFPLIVKEALMIEPTETESVDTLRAFAKSLMEIIEEAKRDPQKVKASPEKTPVRRIKEVEANRKPVLRYAFKSS, from the coding sequence ATGAAACTCATCTTTGAGCTTTCAAAAAGAGGTAGAAAGAGCTTTGCGCTTCCCTCCTTGGATGTTCCGGAGGTCAGCCTGGAGGAGTATTTGGGAGAGCATTTCAGAAAGGAGCTGGACTTTCCAGAGGTATCAGAGCTTGATGCGGTAAGGCATTACACAAACCTTTCTAAGCTAAACTACTCGGTGGATACCAACTTTTACCCCCTCGGTTCTTGCAGTATGAAGTACAACCCCAGGATAGCTGAGGAGATTTCCAGGTGGGAGGAGTTCACAGACATGCATCCCATGACACCCGAAGATTACGCTCAGGGGAGTCTTGAGGTTATCTATAGGCTCAAGGAGCTTCTCAAAGAGCTGGGGGGATTCTCTGAGGTTAGTCTTGAACCGGCTGCGGGTGCACAGGGGGAGCTTCTTGGTCTTTTGCTCATGCGTACCTATCATACCGACAGGGGCAAAGAGTACAAGAGAAAGATACTCATACCAGATTCTGCACACGGTACTAACCCTGCATCCGCGGCTGTATGCGGTTTTGAGGTCATTACTGTAAAGAGTGATACTAACGGAGAGCTGGATTGGAGAGACTTTTCTGATAAGCTCAAGGATGATGTAGCTGGGCTTATGATAACCAATCCCAACACGCTTGGCATTTTTGAGAGAAGGATAAAAGACATGGCACAAGCTCTACATGAGAAGGATGCACTGCTTTACATGGACGGTGCTAACTTTAACGCTCTGGTGGGCATTGCAAAGCCGGGGCTGTGGGGTGTGGACATTATGCACTTTAACCTTCACAAAACCTTTGGAACTCCTCATGGAGGGGGTGGTCCCGGGGGTGGAGCAGTGGGAGTTTCTGAGAAGCTCGTACCTTACCTGCCTGTGCCTCAGGTGGAGTTTGACGGTGAGAAGTACTTTTTAAGCTGGGACAGACCAAAGAGTGTGGGGAAGATGCTATCCTTTTACGGGCACTTTAGTGTTATGCTAAAAGCCCTTGCTTACATACTCAGCTATGGTAATGAAATAAGCCGTGTTGCCAAATATGCGGTACTAAATGCCAGGTATCTCAGACACCTTCTCAAAGGTTGCTTGCTGGACCCTTACGAACACGTACCATGTATGCACGAGTTTGTTCTGTCAGCACTCAACTTGGTGCAGTACGACATAAAAGCCATAGACATAGCAAAGGCTCTCCTGGACAGAGGCTTTTACGCTCCCACCGTTTACTTCCCTCTGATAGTAAAAGAGGCGCTTATGATAGAACCTACAGAGACGGAAAGTGTGGATACTTTGAGAGCTTTTGCCAAGTCTCTGATGGAAATAATTGAGGAAGCCAAAAGGGACCCTCAAAAAGTAAAAGCCTCACCTGAGAAAACACCTGTAAGGAGGATAAAGGAGGTGGAAGCCAACAGAAAGCCAGTATTGCGCTATGCCTTTAAATCCTCATAG